In Rutidosis leptorrhynchoides isolate AG116_Rl617_1_P2 chromosome 6, CSIRO_AGI_Rlap_v1, whole genome shotgun sequence, the DNA window gtaatttatttttatttatgttagtttaaatttttatttatttatttgtttttaatttttaataatgtaatgtttttattttatttaataaaatgttatttgtatttatttattgtatttaaataataattttaaattagtTAAAGTTTGAAATGGAGTGTAAGATAGTGAGAGTTTAGTGAAATGAATGTGAAagaaatgttaaagtgtttgtgcTGATTTAGAGGAGAGAAGTTCAGTGAAAATGAAGAACGATAGTAAGTGGCCTAACAGTGATAATCTAGTTTACACGGTTACACCTCCTTACAGATTGTGGGACTTGGTCCAAatcaattttattttttatattataaaGATCAAATTGACTCGAAGAAGATCATGGTAACTTCAAATTTTGAACTTGATTTTTTCATGAGCGCTCTTAATTGAACGTTGTCTTAATTGAACGTGTTGAtttatactccgtatatattttgACTAATgtctcatttttatcatttttatcatatcaTTTTTAATTCATTCATGAGTTTTAGCCGGCTCAAGTCTAAGCCATTTGGACCCTTTAGAGATTCTATGCCAGGAGCATGCAAATTAAAAAACGCATAGTGTTACCTTAATTATTACTTTAATTTtagaaataaattaaaaaaatcttTAGGTCTTCTCACTCTTCAATACCCACGCTTTCTAACTGCTACGAGTCAACCAAGACCGTAAAGTACAAATGCTAAAAACAAATTAAATGAGATTTATATATGCACTTCCAAAATCTGGAAATTTTGAGTTTGATTCATCTAAGTATCTAACGTCAAGCTTACGCTTACTATTCACAACTCTTGACTCTTTCTCAAAACCGATTTTAAGGGTGTTTTAGATTGGTTAAATAATGTTTATCTGCTTATTTGATTATTTTGACAGCAGATATGAGGATTTAGACAcaattctgaaaaaaaaaaaatgtttgtgTGTTTATACGTTAAGGAAAAACACTTGAAAATAAATAAGTTGACATACTGACATGTAACAACCCTCAAATTCCCTCGCTCAAAATTAAAGCACCAAAGAGATATGAGTATGTAATGGCATTCAAAGCAAAAGCATGACACATATATAGGTTAACAGATAATTTGATCTTTTACGGGCATAATTTCTAAATCATAATCCGTTACGCGCGTGCAATGGTAAAATTGATATCACCTTTATTAATTTTGGAGTACTTCTTTATATATTTTTCTAGGGCTATTTACCCTTATGCTAAGTGGATGTTATGGTAACCTTTGATGTTTATAAGCTAATAGATAAACAAACTCTTTAACAAAATAGCAACTTTCGCAAAGTTGTGAATAAAGTTTTATCAACTTTTTATTTATCTTTGAAAATGCATGCACCATTTTTTCAGACCAAGCTCTCTCTAACCTATACAATATTTACAAAAGCTACTATTTTCTTCCCTTTTTGAAGCATTTGGTTTGTTTTAGTAGAACTTTATTACTTGATCAATCTTCATCAACATGCATTAGCTCTCTCTAACGTATACGTATATGCAATAAACGAAGTGTATTACCTCATTAAGAGTGTCTGTACTCATGATATTGTTTGCACAGCTGATCCAATAAGCATGATTCACTAACTACATAATCATAACATGAAAGTAAAATTTGTACCCTGCCATCTTGTTTATTTAACTGGTTCACagacaataattataataaattatatagATTATTACTATACCACCAAAATCGCAATATAGAGATGTAGGAGGATTTGTTTTAAGCCATCTATGGTGATTAATCAACAATTTGAAGTGCTTTTCCTGCGTCTTTCTTAATAAACCAACGGTTATATAGAGATGTAGGAGGATTTGGTTGGCGAATAAGAAGCCCCCTAGATTTGTTTTAGTACCTATTTGACCCTTAATCTTTAAAATTTCAATTTTCGCCAAAAAATAAGATAGAAaaaaattgatcaaacaaatctatATTTCCAAAAGCGCGTTACATTTGAACGTTTACTAGTACGCGTGATTGATGGTCATGTAAGCACTACGACCTATCTCACAAAAGTCCATACACGAAAGACAAACCGTATGTACATAATTCCACACGACGTCTATGTGTCATGAGATTTGGAAGCACAGGACAAGACATGAGTCATCATCAATTGTAAGATATATTTATAAAAACATAGCCGGCTGAAGAATAAGTCTGGCTAATAAAAGGGAGTAAAGTTCCCCCCTTACTAACTGCTTATTCAGTTTGTGATATGGAGCCCACAAATTTATGTCACCAAGATCAACCTGAGATTTCAATTGAAGAGGCTAATGATCAACCATATTTGCAAGATGTGAGATCCTATGAGTGCATATATTGCAAGCACGGGTTCACAACTGCACAAGCGTTAGGAGGACATATGAACGTCCACCGAAAAGATAGATCTAGAAAAAGGTCTAACTCTTCAAACAATAAAAGTGATGATAGACTCTATCAACCATGTTTGATCACAAGTTGCATCCATAGCAATCATCAAGAGGGGCAAACTCATCATGAGTTTATGTTACGATCTAGTCCTGCGATCTATGATAGTATTTGTGGAAATCAACAAATATTTAATGGATTGGTCACAAGTTCATCTCAAGAGGAGATGAGATTAAGCTTAAGCTTACAATTTGGTCAGTCAAATGAAGAAGAACATGTTCGAGTAAATGATGAAGGTGGTGAGTTGGATTTAGAGCTTCGTCTTGGGAATTATCAGTAGATTATAAGTTTTGTTAGGCAAATTGGCCAAATGGGTTTTTTTTTTGCATAATCAGTTTTTGGAGGATGCTTTTCATAAGCTATATGTACAGCAATCAAATAAGGATCTATGTATGTTATGTAAAATAAATTACCAGTGACACAATCATAATTGGTTGGGAAAGAAAATGTAGTGTATGCTGAATAGTGAGGAGTGTTTGTTTTTATATCTGCAATATAACTTAATTCTATCTGCAAcacttagcatatttttaagtttgaGAGGCTGCAAACATAATAAGATATTGTATCTTATGTCTTTAAAAAAACAAACTTTCTGCAATAAAAACGCCTGCATGCGCGCGGACATAAAACATTATAATAAGATCTGCAAACTGAAAAACAAACACCTCCTTAGTGTATGTGTAAAAATAAAGTTACCCTTAATTAACAGTCAACTAGTCCCCGTGATGGTAAGATAGTGACTGTGGGACATGTAACATACATCAGAATGTTATAAGTTCACAACTCCGCGTCTTTCTAATAATGAGTTACACAATTTTTCTCACATGGAGATGTAAAGCTGACAAAATCAAGAAGATCCATAATCAAATGGACATTAAGCATAACCTTCGTCCCCAAGCAAAAGAGCCCAAAGAAGAAATAAATCGAACGGACTAAAGCGAGGTAAGAAGATCCATAGTCAAATGGACATTAAGCATAACCTTCGCCCCCAAGCAAAAGAGCCCAAAGAAGGAATAAATCGAACGGACTAAAGCGAGGAGTTCATTGGCTATACATAGTTGAGGAGGATGGGAGCCAACCTCTTTCATGACCCATGGCTCCGGTGTGTCACTTGGTTAGCATTTCTAGAAAAAATGGAGAGGGTCAGCTTTACTTTTCTTTTTTACTATCTTTAAAACAAATATTACTatattcaactcacaatgaattaaACCTCTGTTTCTTTTATAAACACATATTGATGTAATACACAAACATGACATGGTGACCTTTTAAGTTTTTATCCTCACTATATCATCCTTAAAAATTCCTTAATACAACTTTGAGTTCTTCGTAACCTCTATTATACCTCGGAGACAAGTGAAAATACAAGTTTTTGACTCTTAAGTTATGTTGTAACAGACAAATATTTTCAAACTTATCAATAGTTTGAAACTGTACACCTCATCTGGGCAGATACAATTCAAGTCACTTTAATGAGAAGAACCACCATAACAAAGATGCACATCATGAGAAACATCACAAGCCATGTGAAGCATGAGGTCTTAGAAGTATCCGAGAACACAGCCATTGCCTGTGTATTCGCTCGCCCAGTACTTGCTAAGCTATGCTCGACTGCTTGCTCCGTTGAATCAAGAATCTGCATTCAAATTACACCATAGTTGTAAGGAAGCAAAAATTAGGTAGCATGTTAAACCATTAGCCAACAACACTTCATCCAACTTTTTGCATTTATAAATACTAAACTTGTTGGATATGCACGATTACATAAACTAGATTATTGCATCCCTCAAGTACCCTTACATTCCCTATAACTCCGTTCTCCCCTTATTACAGTAAACTCTATCTGGCAATTTAAATGAAGTAATTAAAAAGTTACACTCGTTTTAATACACTTGAGTGACTTTTCCCTTTCACAGTTCAACTCATTGTGTCATTTGATGCAAGGTTGAAAAGGACGCAAGACGGGGTCGGGACGGTATGGACCttaaaacgtcgcaacggaaaaaatgggatcgagacggatgttgaccaacgttgactttttatatatatttcaaacatAAACATTTCAAACATTGATATTTCAAAGTAAACATAGATATTTGCctttaatttgaaatatttatgtttcaaatgtttatttttgaaatttatttaaaaagtcaacgttggtcaacattcgtctcgaccccgtctcggcctTTTTTTTTCCCGTATCGGCCGTTGTTGACCTTTTTTTAACCGTTTCTAGGTCCGTTGCAACTGTAGCATGGTAAAACCGTTGCAACGCCCGTCTCGGCCATTTTTTACAACACTAGTTTGATGTGCTACTGCCTTTGTAGGTCATCTTTTAACTTaacaattaataaaaaaaaaatgttccaAATCGACCCATTTGTAGGTTAACGGGTCAAAATGATGCCTTCACAGAATATGGTcgtgcaaagtaaaaaaaaaaaagttagtgatAGACGTGAAATCTGGCAACTTACTTTTTCAGTGTTTTTAATGGATTGATTCATCATGAGAGTACTCTCTTTAAGCTGTCGTGCTAGCCCCACCATTTCATCAGTCAAATCTTCTTGGAGCTTCCTGTTTGAAGCAACATCCATCTAGTCAAACAACCTCGATTTCATACGTAAATTGTTGCACGTTTGCATTCAATTTGGTCAGCAGTCAAGAAAAGTTAATAAAATAATCGTCCAATTGATTTGGGTATACTACGCTTGTCTATCTATTTCGCTATTATTAGAGGGTAGTGAACGACTTTTCCTAATAGGCAAGCACTTGCGTTAAAGCATCTAGCCAGTCACACTTGGTGAAGTATCAAAACTAAtgcaaaaaaaattaatttttacatgTTCATTATGACATATATATAAATCAAATTCAGTACACTAAATTCATCTTTTTTGTGTATATTTAAGACCGATTTAAAttacatatgtatgtatgtatattacaGATATAAGCCAAGACAGATGATGTAATTCTTTTCAAAGTAACCGAGTATTTTATCACAAGGATACAAGAATAACGTACCTGTGCTTTGTAATGTGAGCGTGAGCTTCAGCATCCAATTTGATAGGAGCTGAATCAGTTGCATCAACTGTATTTTGGCTTCTCTCTTCAACACTAGATGGGGGCCTGTTTGATTAATTAACAATTATAAAACCATGATAAACATAAACTAATAACACAATATTTAACAACAACATAACTTTTACTCACACAGCTCTTCTTCTCAGACCAGGAGAAGCAGTAATAATTTCTTTTTCAGTTTTTGTAGTCTTTTCGCCAATTGATGAGTCACCAGTGGACAGCTCTGAGGGAGTGTTTAGCTAGCATATATAAAGAAAACGAAGCTACTTAGATAGCATTTAAAAACTGGTTACAAACATGGCCGACATAAAAGATGAAGAGAAAAAGACGCACCGACAGGGTAGCCAAGTTGGCAGCAATTGCTTCAACTTTCTCAGAGTAATCACTCAATGTAGCTTTTGATATTCTGCAAACCAAAATCTTATCAAATGATTATCAAGTTAAGTACTTCATATAGCCTAAGTACCAGTAATCACTTAATTTAGCTTTAAAATTCAACCTAAAATCGAAACCTAATCAAAATTCTAATCAAGTTAAGTACTATAAAGGCTCAAGTGCCGAAAAAGAGCTGAACGCAGACCTAGGTAATCCGTCTGGTGTTCGCTCTGCAGCAAGTTGCTCCAACTGCTCTCTTAAAGTTCCAACATACTGCAAAATCAATACCCTCTATTATTATCATCCTAAATGCTAAATCATAATTAAAGCATCAACAGATTATATACTTGCTTAAACAATAGAAATAAATAAGTAATGATAAATTAATCAGATGAATAGTTGGCGTACATGAATAAGTTTGGATTGATTTTGTTGATTAGGTGCAGATGCTAGTAATCGTCTCAAATTGATTTCAGTTTTACTCAACCCCATTGAAACCCTAGAAAAGCACAAGTAAATTGAAACCGTCAATAATTACAAGTGGAGATTGAATTTTGATTTGCTTAATACAAACAGATAACattgtatttatataattatatgatgAAATTGAAAGAATAAAATCATAAAAAGGGGGAATTCATATATTTTGTAATTTTTGCAAGAAAATTTACACACCTTGGTGTCGAAGTAATGATCAGTACGCGATTAGGGCAGATTGTAACCAGATCGGAGAATTGCTGTTTATTTGATGATCGTCGATAAGAATCATTTCATCATTCACAGATCAATTGCTGTTAATTTTGTTAAACACTGGTGCTTTGAATATGGTAacgatttatttttttttttagaattttaccaCGAAGTCGCTCTTCAAACCGGGGTTGTTTACGGAGTATTTGGTTTTACCGTGTGTTTGGCGCATAAGCTTATGGAAGCTTACAGGAGTTTATAGAAGCTTGagtttatgattttaataagcttcaattattttatttttttggcgaaaataaataaatatataaatagatcATAAAGATCAGGCGGCAGAATACAAATTACACAGTTGATCGATGATCTGAGGTTCGTGATCGAACCCAATACATACAAACGTTGACAATACACAACTACATTAAATTGTGAGCAAACATTCCCCAAAAATAATAAAAACCATGAACTTCCATAACCGCATTCCTGCCAAAATCCAAACCTACCGATatacaacccccccccccccccccccccccggagcCCGGCCATGCTCGGGAAAGACCACCCGATCCAGTACCGCACCAATCAAACCCAAAGAGCAAAATTCGACCAACAACAAACCAGCTAGCCCGTTCACCTGGAAACCCAAGAACACCTCCCCTGAGACCAGCAAACCGAAGGAGCCCCCTAAAAAGACCAAACTACCGTACGGGCGGTCGAAGAGCCCTTAAGAGATCACAACAGAAAACCTCATTTTTCGATATCGACATAGTCGACTACGGCGGCAACGACGTCGAGCCAACCCGAAACGGAAACGACGACAGGGAAAATGGAGTGAAACAGAACCAACAAGCAAGCATAAGACCAAACCCACCCTAAAACCACCAAGAGGCGACGACAGACGGAATTCCAGCCGGAAtcctgtaacatcccgtctttttccgtttactttccgtttaattattttaaagtccgttatataattataacaccttccgttaaaacgcgtttttaaaatatttcgtttaggtaattcacgcacccgcttcaaacttgagggactaatcgtgtcaagtggccaaagtggtgactaggtcaactagtcaaccacctcaccacTTCCACTCATTCATTCATCTTCTCTTCTACTACTCCTactttattctctcaaacaccaactcaaagaatcatcatccattttgaatatagcaagcgttcttcaaaacaaattacatatttagaatccttgcatcttcctcttcgaatccataccaacatcatctcatttgggtaactttctaaaaacactggaTTTTATGTTTTtggtgtttttgacttataaaagtgttagttagtgtctatgataataataataataatctta includes these proteins:
- the LOC139853888 gene encoding uncharacterized protein, encoding MEPTNLCHQDQPEISIEEANDQPYLQDVRSYECIYCKHGFTTAQALGGHMNVHRKDRSRKRSNSSNNKSDDRLYQPCLITSCIHSNHQEGQTHHEFMLRSSPAIYDSICGNQQIFNGLVTSSSQEEMRLSLSLQFGQSNEEEHVRVNDEGGELDLELRLGNYQ
- the LOC139853180 gene encoding uncharacterized protein; this translates as MGLSKTEINLRRLLASAPNQQNQSKLIHYVGTLREQLEQLAAERTPDGLPRISKATLSDYSEKVEAIAANLATLSLNTPSELSTGDSSIGEKTTKTEKEIITASPGLRRRAVPPSSVEERSQNTVDATDSAPIKLDAEAHAHITKHRKLQEDLTDEMVGLARQLKESTLMMNQSIKNTEKILDSTEQAVEHSLASTGRANTQAMAVFSDTSKTSCFTWLVMFLMMCIFVMVVLLIKVT